In bacterium, the following are encoded in one genomic region:
- the ccmA gene encoding heme ABC exporter ATP-binding protein CcmA — MIRLQHISKQFGRFKALDDLSIEIPPGDFMALLGPNGAGKTTTLKLLAGLIRPSSGTIQVDSMEKNSRSVFLQSIGMVSHQSFLYNDLTAIENLRFYANMYNVSNASARMVSLLKRVGLGARGDDIVRTFSRGMLQRLSIARALLHEPQMLLLDEPYTGLDVHGCRFLDEVLKEYHASGHSIVMITHDLDRILGLSNRIVVLDNGRAVFDRRSAESEFSTFKNYIRN; from the coding sequence ATGATCCGATTACAGCACATTTCGAAACAATTTGGCCGTTTTAAAGCGCTGGATGACCTTTCGATAGAAATCCCTCCGGGTGACTTTATGGCATTGCTTGGTCCTAACGGTGCAGGCAAAACGACCACACTCAAACTACTTGCAGGATTGATACGCCCGTCTTCCGGCACCATCCAGGTGGACAGTATGGAAAAAAACAGTCGCTCCGTTTTTTTACAATCCATCGGCATGGTATCCCACCAATCTTTTTTATACAATGATCTTACGGCTATTGAAAATTTGCGTTTTTACGCTAATATGTATAATGTTTCCAATGCCTCGGCACGCATGGTCTCACTTTTAAAACGTGTCGGATTGGGTGCACGGGGTGATGATATAGTTCGCACCTTCTCACGCGGCATGCTGCAGCGCCTGTCTATTGCACGAGCACTTTTGCATGAGCCGCAGATGTTACTTTTGGATGAACCTTATACCGGACTGGATGTGCATGGTTGCCGCTTTTTAGATGAAGTGCTTAAAGAATACCATGCTAGCGGCCATAGCATCGTAATGATAACGCACGATCTGGACCGAATCCTTGGATTGAGCAACCGTATCGTCGTTCTTGATAATGGGCGTGCCGTATTTGACCGGCGATCGGCGGAATCGGAATTTTCTACTTTTAAAAATTATATAAGGAATTAA
- a CDS encoding zinc ribbon domain-containing protein produces MLSLLMILLSAATFGYVLYPLFSKNVMPYGLKPIKDQHRDDLANMKQKLYTDIKDLDFEYGIGKIAEADYQNLRQATLKELADVLKRMDAIEQGDNGNGKVSDEYLEHLIQSRRTKTIVVQKVTCPSCQHENMKTAKFCSECGAKLNA; encoded by the coding sequence ATGTTATCGTTATTGATGATTTTACTTTCTGCAGCAACTTTCGGATATGTACTGTATCCGCTTTTTTCGAAAAATGTGATGCCTTACGGACTCAAACCGATCAAGGATCAGCATCGCGACGATTTGGCTAATATGAAGCAAAAACTTTATACCGACATCAAGGATTTGGATTTTGAGTATGGTATCGGCAAAATCGCCGAGGCTGATTACCAAAACTTGCGTCAAGCTACGCTCAAAGAGCTCGCCGATGTTCTCAAACGAATGGATGCTATCGAGCAAGGCGACAACGGTAATGGAAAGGTATCGGACGAATATCTGGAGCATCTCATACAATCCCGACGCACCAAAACCATTGTTGTACAAAAGGTCACATGTCCTTCTTGCCAACATGAAAATATGAAAACGGCTAAATTTTGCTCCGAATGCGGAGCCAAACTGAATGCATAA
- a CDS encoding cytochrome c-type biogenesis protein CcmH, translating to MKKLKIYCIASLLITSVLYSQGGSAHTTKLNAEQNEMFNKISGELICQCGCNLVLGTCGHINCPSAVPMRNTIEDMIVAGKSHDAIIQYFMTEYSFRDNPPAGKAILSQPETKGFDLLAWIMPFLLFVIFIIVVVFLIKKITAGKTAPVTVSPAHPADDPYAQRIEEELKKMDR from the coding sequence TTGAAAAAGCTTAAGATTTATTGTATCGCTTCGCTTTTAATAACCTCCGTACTTTATTCCCAAGGCGGATCGGCACACACGACCAAACTGAATGCCGAACAAAATGAGATGTTTAATAAGATATCGGGCGAATTGATTTGCCAATGCGGTTGCAATCTGGTGCTCGGGACATGCGGGCATATCAACTGCCCTTCGGCTGTGCCGATGCGCAATACGATCGAAGACATGATCGTTGCAGGTAAATCCCACGATGCAATCATCCAATATTTTATGACCGAATATTCGTTTCGTGACAATCCCCCGGCGGGAAAAGCCATTCTTTCACAACCTGAAACCAAAGGATTTGATCTTCTGGCGTGGATCATGCCTTTTCTGTTGTTCGTTATATTTATCATCGTTGTGGTTTTTCTCATTAAAAAAATTACGGCCGGTAAAACGGCTCCGGTTACGGTTTCACCGGCCCATCCCGCCGACGACCCGTACGCGCAACGCATCGAAGAAGAACTCAAAAAAATGGATCGGTGA